One part of the Paenibacillus silvisoli genome encodes these proteins:
- a CDS encoding LutC/YkgG family protein, whose protein sequence is MARSEQHQAWLDELDAKSRAKQAGFIDGISAKLRRPREIEPPAHPFRGAPDFWKEFEWPLEERIARFMDNFKAVGGHPVRLPDMEAVKSFIAGKASEMSAQYIVRQNQPELNELGLEAALPDASISVWNSDPNEHWKARAAEADFGVVVADYAAAYTGSITVLSSKDKGRSVSLLPTVLMAIIPVERLHTRLGQVLVNFDRMGREHLPAGIHFISGPSRSADIENDLTIGVHGPGVVYAIIVG, encoded by the coding sequence ATGGCTAGATCAGAGCAGCATCAAGCATGGCTGGACGAATTGGATGCGAAGTCGCGCGCCAAACAGGCCGGCTTCATCGACGGCATCTCGGCGAAGCTGAGACGTCCGCGGGAGATCGAACCGCCTGCGCACCCGTTCCGGGGAGCGCCGGATTTTTGGAAGGAATTCGAGTGGCCGCTCGAGGAGCGGATCGCCCGGTTTATGGATAATTTCAAGGCGGTCGGCGGGCACCCCGTTCGGCTGCCGGACATGGAAGCGGTCAAATCGTTCATCGCGGGCAAAGCCAGCGAAATGAGCGCCCAATATATCGTTCGCCAAAACCAGCCGGAGCTGAACGAGCTTGGCTTGGAAGCGGCACTTCCGGATGCGTCTATTTCGGTATGGAACAGCGATCCGAACGAGCATTGGAAGGCGCGCGCGGCCGAGGCCGATTTCGGCGTCGTCGTTGCCGACTATGCCGCTGCATACACGGGCTCCATTACCGTATTATCATCAAAGGACAAAGGACGATCGGTCAGCTTGCTGCCGACCGTGCTGATGGCGATTATCCCTGTCGAGCGGCTCCATACGAGGCTTGGCCAAGTGCTGGTCAATTTTGACCGGATGGGACGCGAGCATTTGCCTGCCGGCATTCATTTTATATCCGGTCCTTCGCGGTCGGCCGATATCGAGAACGATTTGACGATCGGCGTGCACGGACCTGGCGTCGTCTATGCTATAATCGTCGGATAA
- a CDS encoding LutB/LldF family L-lactate oxidation iron-sulfur protein, producing MSGAATAGGNSVKERADLALNNDFLRKAVRFTTERLRTGKEKAAEDHGNWDDWRERGRQIRLHTIAHLDYYLNLFVNNARANGVHVHFAETAAEAVAISLDIAKHVEARSVVKSKSMVTEELHLNTALESIGVEAIETDLGEYIIQLAGETPSHIIIPAIHKNRYQIAELLSADAGETLAPDTQILAGFVRRKLREKFLEADIGMTGCNFAIAETGSMVLFENEGNARMVTTIPKTQITLMGMERIIPSFADLEVMATLLPRSATGQKLTVYMSGISGPRREADADGPDDMHIIIVDNGRSLQLGDPEFQELLNCIRCGACLNACPVYRHIGGHAYGGTYSGPIGAVLTPALKKNVAEWDDIANASSLCGACYEACPVKIPLHEMLVYLRRRKLEAGRGDKLEALGMKGFAKIMRSSKRFKAVLKLGQLGQKLVVRDGGISLKVGPLKGWNTYRVAPSLASESFREKWPTMEQEIRHGLKDMDPAMKSRMEAIVRDRANGQAGGKGGHGHHG from the coding sequence ATGAGCGGAGCGGCGACTGCGGGCGGCAATTCCGTCAAAGAACGGGCGGATTTGGCGCTAAACAACGATTTTCTGCGTAAAGCGGTTCGGTTTACGACGGAGCGGCTGCGTACGGGCAAGGAGAAAGCGGCCGAGGATCACGGCAACTGGGATGATTGGCGCGAGCGCGGGCGGCAAATCCGGCTGCATACGATCGCGCATCTGGATTATTATTTGAATCTGTTCGTGAACAACGCGCGGGCGAACGGCGTTCATGTGCATTTTGCCGAGACGGCGGCGGAAGCGGTAGCCATTTCGCTCGACATCGCGAAGCATGTGGAAGCGCGCTCGGTCGTGAAGTCCAAGTCGATGGTGACGGAGGAGCTTCACCTGAACACGGCGCTGGAGTCGATCGGGGTCGAGGCGATCGAGACCGACCTTGGCGAATATATCATTCAATTGGCGGGGGAAACGCCGTCGCATATTATCATTCCGGCGATTCACAAGAACCGGTACCAGATTGCCGAGCTGCTGTCGGCCGATGCCGGGGAGACGCTCGCGCCGGATACGCAGATTTTGGCGGGCTTCGTCCGCCGCAAGCTGCGCGAGAAGTTTTTGGAAGCGGATATCGGCATGACGGGCTGCAATTTTGCCATTGCCGAGACGGGCTCGATGGTGCTGTTCGAAAACGAAGGCAACGCGCGGATGGTGACGACCATTCCGAAAACGCAAATTACGCTGATGGGCATGGAGCGCATCATTCCGTCCTTCGCGGACTTGGAAGTGATGGCGACGCTGCTGCCGCGTTCGGCAACGGGGCAAAAGCTCACCGTCTACATGTCCGGCATTTCCGGACCTCGTCGTGAGGCTGATGCGGACGGTCCGGACGACATGCACATCATTATCGTCGACAACGGCCGTTCGCTGCAGCTCGGCGATCCGGAGTTTCAGGAACTGCTCAACTGCATCCGCTGCGGTGCATGCTTGAACGCCTGCCCGGTGTACCGCCATATCGGCGGCCACGCTTACGGCGGCACCTATAGCGGGCCGATCGGCGCGGTGCTGACGCCGGCGCTGAAGAAGAACGTGGCAGAGTGGGACGACATCGCCAATGCATCCAGTCTCTGCGGCGCCTGCTACGAAGCTTGTCCGGTCAAAATCCCGCTGCACGAAATGCTGGTCTACCTGCGCAGACGGAAGCTGGAAGCCGGCCGCGGCGACAAGCTCGAGGCGCTCGGCATGAAAGGCTTTGCGAAGATCATGCGCAGCTCGAAGCGGTTCAAAGCGGTGCTGAAGCTCGGCCAGCTGGGGCAAAAGCTCGTTGTGCGCGACGGCGGCATCTCACTGAAGGTCGGCCCGCTTAAGGGCTGGAACACGTACCGCGTAGCGCCGTCGTTGGCGAGCGAATCGTTCCGCGAGAAGTGGCCGACGATGGAGCAGGAGATCCGGCACGGCTTGAAGGATATGGACCCGGCCATGAAGAGCCGTATGGAAGCGATCGTGCGCGATCGCGCAAACGGCCAGGCTGGCGGCAAAGGAGGACACGGACATCATGGCTAG
- a CDS encoding (Fe-S)-binding protein, translating to MKVSLFITCLSDALFPPVGEAMVRLLARYGVTLHFPTVQTCCGQPAFNSGYWDEARETASTILAAFEDSDFVISPSGSCTGMIHHYPKLFENDPVMLDKAIKLQQKSFEFTQFLVQVLGVTDVGANFPHKVTYHPSCHGSRLLGVKEEPLLLMEQVKGMELVPLPFANDCCGFGGTFAVKMSDISGAMVTEKTDHVLETEAEVLVGLDMACLMNIAGNLRYRNKPVRVMHLAELLYEGVKGA from the coding sequence GTGAAAGTGTCCTTATTTATTACTTGTTTAAGCGATGCCTTGTTCCCGCCGGTGGGCGAGGCAATGGTGCGCCTGCTTGCGAGATACGGCGTAACGCTCCACTTCCCGACCGTGCAAACCTGCTGCGGCCAGCCTGCGTTCAACAGCGGCTATTGGGACGAAGCGAGAGAGACGGCGAGCACGATTTTGGCGGCATTCGAGGATTCCGATTTCGTCATTTCCCCATCCGGTTCCTGCACGGGCATGATCCATCACTATCCGAAGCTGTTCGAGAACGACCCGGTCATGCTGGATAAAGCGATCAAGCTGCAGCAAAAATCATTCGAATTCACGCAGTTTCTCGTCCAAGTGCTCGGCGTCACCGACGTCGGCGCGAATTTCCCGCACAAAGTGACGTACCATCCGTCCTGCCACGGCAGCCGTTTGCTCGGCGTCAAAGAAGAGCCTTTGCTGCTGATGGAGCAGGTGAAGGGGATGGAGCTTGTCCCGCTTCCTTTTGCCAACGATTGCTGCGGTTTCGGGGGAACGTTCGCGGTGAAAATGTCGGACATTTCCGGCGCGATGGTGACCGAGAAGACCGACCACGTCCTGGAGACCGAAGCCGAGGTGCTCGTCGGGCTCGACATGGCCTGCCTCATGAACATCGCGGGCAATTTGCGTTACCGGAACAAGCCAGTGCGCGTCATGCACTTGGCGGAGCTTCTTTATGAAGGAGTGAAGGGTGCATGA
- a CDS encoding DeoR/GlpR family DNA-binding transcription regulator translates to MLVAERYEKIVRLVNERGSIRVTELSELCQVTEETIRRDLDRLEQAGRLRRSHGGAVSVKDAPPQQQPEIPYAEREITFAEEKRRIAEEAVKLIRPKDRILLDASSTAWYMASYLPDFPLTVLTNSIKVATELASKERIEVISTGGLLAQRSLSYVGPLAERSLDLYHVDKVFLSCKGVHLDRGISESNELQARIKQKMIGMADEVILLADASKFGVQAFTHVAELSEIDAIITDQRLSQEMRTQLAERTQVALSTV, encoded by the coding sequence ATGCTGGTTGCAGAGCGTTATGAGAAAATAGTAAGACTGGTAAACGAACGGGGCAGCATTCGGGTGACCGAGCTGAGCGAGCTGTGCCAGGTGACGGAGGAGACGATCCGCCGCGATCTGGACCGCTTGGAACAGGCCGGACGGCTTCGCCGCTCGCATGGCGGCGCGGTTAGCGTGAAGGATGCGCCGCCGCAGCAGCAGCCGGAAATTCCGTATGCGGAACGGGAAATTACGTTCGCGGAGGAGAAGCGGCGCATTGCCGAGGAGGCGGTCAAGCTCATTCGTCCGAAGGACCGCATTTTGCTGGACGCCAGCTCCACCGCGTGGTATATGGCGTCGTATTTGCCGGATTTTCCGCTGACGGTGCTGACCAATTCCATCAAAGTGGCGACGGAGCTCGCGAGCAAGGAGCGCATCGAGGTCATTTCCACGGGCGGCCTGCTGGCGCAGCGTTCATTGTCCTATGTCGGGCCGCTGGCGGAACGGTCGCTGGACCTTTACCATGTCGATAAAGTATTTCTCTCCTGCAAAGGCGTTCATCTGGATCGCGGCATCAGCGAGTCCAATGAGCTGCAGGCGCGCATCAAGCAGAAGATGATCGGCATGGCCGACGAGGTGATCTTGCTCGCCGACGCCAGCAAGTTCGGCGTGCAGGCGTTCACGCATGTCGCGGAGCTGAGCGAGATCGACGCGATCATCACCGATCAGCGGCTTTCGCAGGAGATGCGGACGCAGCTGGCGGAGCGGACGCAGGTCGCATTGTCGACGGTGTAG